The following is a genomic window from Amycolatopsis acidiphila.
CTTCGGCGTCGCCCTGCTGGTCGCGCAGTGCGTGCTCGCCGTCGTGGTGCTGGCCGACCTGCGGGTGCGGCTGCCGGGGGCCCGCCGGTGAACACGCCCACCCGGTTCCTGCGGCCGTTCCGCCCGAACCGGCCCGTCCGTCGCTACCCGGGCCGCAACCAGCCGGTGCACTACCCGCCGGCCAGCAGCCCGACCCGTTACATCCCGGTCGCGGGCAAGCTCGCGCCGCCGACGGAGGGCACGTCGCCGCCGCGGCGCGCGGTCGAGTCGCGGCCGCGGCTCGGGCAGGGCGCGGGACGGCCCGCGTTCCTGGCCGACCCGTTCTTCGGGCCCGCGCTCGCCGGGATCGGGCTGATCCTGTGGGTCGTCGGGCTGCACCCGATCCCGCCGTCGGAGATCGGCGGCATGGGCCTGGTCGCCGAGCTGTCGATCCCGACGCTGCTGTCGTACCCCATCCTGATCGCCGCGGTGGTGCTGGAGCTGCTGCGCTACACCCCCCGCACCTGGTTCCTGTCCGGGTACACCCTGCTCGGCGTCGTGTTCGTGTACGGGCTGCAGCCCGCGGTCGAACAGGTCGCGCGGCTGCCGGTCGGCTGGCTGCACGTCGGGTTCGCCGACTACATCGCCTCGCACGGCGACATCCTGCACAACTACGACGCGCGGTTCTCCTGGGCCGGGTTCTTCTCGCTCGTCGCGATGATCACCAAGGCGGCCGGCATCCCCGACGCCGTGCCGCTGCTGAACTGGGCGCCGGTGGTGCTGTCCGGGCTGATGGTGCTGGGCGTGCGGGCCTTGGCGGTCTCCGCGCTGGGCAACCGGCGCGCGTCCTGGATCGCGCCATGGATCTTCCTCGCCGCGGACTGGACCGAGCAGGACTACTTCTCCCCGCAGGGCACCGCGATGGTGCTGCTGCTGGCCGCGCTGACGCTGACCTTCCGGCACCTGGTCCGGCCACGGCTGACCGAGCCGGTCAAGGCGCGGCTGCGGGCGCGCCTCGCGCCGCGGTCGAGTCCCAAGGCCCGCCTCGTCGCGCAGGGCGCGGTGGTGCTGATCGGCATCGCGCTCGCGCCGACCCACCAGCTCACCCCGTTCCTGCTCGGCGTGCTGCTGGTGCTGCTGCTGCTGTTCGGCAGGCTGTGGCCGGCCTGGCTGCCGTTCATCGTGCTCGGCGCCGCGGTCGTCTGGTTCTCCCTCGGCGCCTCGGAGTTCTGGAGCGGCCAGCTGATCCAGATGATCCTCAGCCCGCTGGGCGACGTCAGCTCCTCTGTGGACGAGGGCATCGTCAACCGGTTCGCGGGCGGGACCGGGCACCTCATCGTGCTCGCCGTGCGCGTCGCGATCAGCGTGTTCGTGATGGCGCTCGCCGCCGTCGGCATCGTGCTGATGCGCCGCGACTCGCTGCGGTCCTGGCTGCTTCCGGTGCTGTGCCTGGCGCCGTTCGCCATCGCGGTGGCGCAGCCCTACGGCGGCGAGGTGTTCATGCGCTGCTTCCTGTTCTCGCTGCCGATGCTGGCGCTGCCCGCCGCGATCGTGCTCGAACGGGCGGCGACGAACGCGCGGCGGATGCGCTGGCGCAACCGGCCCGGCCGGACGATCGTGCTGGCCGCGATCCCGTGGGTGGTGCTCACCGGGCTGGTCGCCTCGACGGTCACCGCCCGCGGCGGCAACGACGCGTACACCAGCTTCACCCGCAGCGACATCTCGGCCGCGGCGTGGGCGATCGGGCAGGCCCAGCCCGGCCAGCGGGTCGACTCGCTGGTGAACTCGGTGCCGTTGTCGTTCACCAGGGTCGGCGAGGTCTCGCAGTACGAAGTGGACGGTTACTGCCAGCGGATGGACCAGCTCGACCCCCTCGTCGGGTGCATCCGCGAGTCGGGGCCGGACTATCTTGTCCTCACCCCGCCGCAGATCGCGTACCTGAAGATCTTCGACGGGGTGCCCGCGGACTTCGGGGACAGGCTGGTGAAGGGGCTCGAGGACACCGGCCTGTACCGGCTGGCCTTCAACGACGAGGGCTCGCTCGTGCTGGCCAGGACCGCGCCGGCGGAGGAGAACGTGCAGGGCAGTGGTGGAGGAACGGGTTGAGTGAGTTCGGCCGTCGGCTGGCGAGCCAGGTGCGGATAGAGCTGTGGTCCATGACCGTCGGGGCGGCGGTCAACGGGGTGCTGGGCAGCGCGCTGATGCCGCGCCCGCTGCGGCTGGCCGGCTACCGGCTGTTCGGCGCGCAGGTGCGCACGGGCAACATCTTCCCCGGCCTGCGCGTGTACGGGGCGATGCGGAACCTGGAGATCGGCAGGCGGACGTTCCTCAACGCCGAGTGCTACCTGGAGCCGGTCGCCCCGATCCGGATCGGGGAGGCCTGCCAGTTCGGCCCGCAGGTCATGGTGGTCACCTCGCACCATCCGACGCTGGCCGACGGCACCGTCTCGCGGGTCTCCGAAGGCCGCGCGGTCGAGATCGGCGACCGGGTGTGGGTGGGCGCGCGCGCCCAGATCCTGCCCGGCGTGCGGATCGCCGCCGACGTGGTGATCGCGGCGGGTGCGGTCGTGACCCGGGACTGCCCGGTGCCCGGGGTGTACGCCGGGGTGCCCGCCCGGCTCGTGCGCGAGAAGACGGTCGCCACGTGAACCCGGCGGACGTGCTGACGCTGGTCACCGCGATCTTCGGGGTGGCACTGCTGGTGGTGCTCATCGTGCGGACGGTGCTCAAGGAGCTCGCCGTCGGCCGCCGGTCCACCGACTCCGCGACCGCGCGCACCGGCCGGATCCGCACGCTGGACCTGGTAGCCCTGGTGCTCACGGTGCTGACTGTGATCGGAGCCGTCTGGCGGATCGTGGTGGGGCTGACGGTATGACCTCAGGTCCCGGTCAGGGTGATCGAGAACGGTGGCAGGGCCACGGTGCCCTGCAGCTCCGCCGAGGCCGAGATGTTGAGCGTGAGCGTCTGCTGCCCGTCGACGAACCGCACGAGGTCGTCCGCGACGTCCCGGACGACCGTCACCGAGCCGGTCCGCAGCCGCGGCGCCAGCCACGTCCACGCCTTGGTCAGGCAGGTCGGCCCGATGTCCGGTGGTGCCGTCCACAGCGCGGAGTACGGCAGGTCGTCGCTGGCCTGCGGCTGCCACAGCAGCATCGCCGCCGCGCCCGCCTCGGCGGCCCTGGCCACGGCGTCCAGCGTGACCACGGCGCGTGCCTGGTCGGTCTTCTCGGGCGCCTCGGGGTAGAACTCCGACCACCACACCGGCAGCCCGGTGAGGTCGCGCGCCCAGCGGGTCGCGTCGGAGTAGATGGCGCTCGCGGCGCCCGGCGACGCGATCAGGCCCTTGTCACGGGTCAGGGTCGAGGCGTCGAGCGCGACGAAGTCCGCGCCGTGCTTGTGCTCGTTCCAGTAGCAGATCGCGTCGAGCGAGCGCTGGTCCACCACCCCGTACGCGCCCTTCATCGTGGACGGGTGGTCGGTCGCGGCGAACAGGTTCAGCACGACGTACGGGCCGCCGATCTTCGCGTCCGGGCGGACCTGCTTCACCGCGTCGTAGACCTGGTTGTAGAAGTCGGTGAAGTCCTTGATGTCCCAGTCGCCGGCCGCGTCGTCCCAGAAGCCCTTCAGCTCGTTCCACACCTGGAAGTACCGCACCTGCGGGTAGCGCAGCGCGACCTTGGCGGCCAGCTTCGCGAAGTCTGCGTAGTGCGCGGGCTGGGGCGCGACGGCGAGGTTGTCCCAGTTCGTGGTGCCGGGCCGGCCGCCCTTCATCCAGTCGGGCGCGCAGCACAGGGTGATCACCGGGGTGCCCGCGGTCCGGGTGATCAGGCCCATCCGCTCGTCGAGGCGGGACCAGTCGTACTGGCCGGGCGAGGGCTCCGGGTTGCCGACGCCGAAGCCCATGATGTGCTGGTTCTGCAGCAGCGGCGTGGCGCCGAGGATCTGCTCGCCGCTCTCGCGTTGTTCCGGGGTGAGCCACGAGTCGAGGCTGTACTGCCCGTGCGTCACGCCGAGTGCCATGTCCTGTTGCCCCGCTGTCGGGTCCCCGAGCACGCCACCGCCCACGGGCAGCCACGTGACCAGCGCCGTCACGAGCCCGGCCACCACCGCAAGGATCCCCACGACCTTGAGCATGAGCGACTTGTCACCGCCGCGCCTGTCGGCGGGTACCACCTAAAGGGGGAATTATCGTGAGCGCGC
Proteins encoded in this region:
- a CDS encoding acyltransferase; protein product: MSEFGRRLASQVRIELWSMTVGAAVNGVLGSALMPRPLRLAGYRLFGAQVRTGNIFPGLRVYGAMRNLEIGRRTFLNAECYLEPVAPIRIGEACQFGPQVMVVTSHHPTLADGTVSRVSEGRAVEIGDRVWVGARAQILPGVRIAADVVIAAGAVVTRDCPVPGVYAGVPARLVREKTVAT